The nucleotide sequence ACCCAGCCGGGCTCGCCGACGTAGCGCACGTCGATGGGGCGCGGGATCTGGCCCCAGATGCCGAGCCGCTCCGGGTAGCGGGAGAGCCGGTCGGTCATCGTCGGCACCTCGTCCGGCGCCGGGACGTCGGGCGGGACCGGCGCGTGGTGGTCCAGCCCCTCCTCCTGGCGCTGGAACGACGCCGACATGAAGAAGATCGGCTTGTCGTGCTGCAGCGCCACCGAGCGGCGCACCGAGAAGGAGCGGCCGTCCCGGACGTTCTCCACCTGGTATTCGATCGGCTCGGCGGGGTCGCCGGGGCGGACGAAGTAGCCGTGCAGGGAGTGCACGAAGCGCTCCGGGTCGACGGTGCGTCCGGCGGCGACCAGGGCCTGGCCGGCGACCTGGCCACCGTAGACGCGCTGCGGCCCCACCGGCGGGCTGATCCCCCGGAAGCTCATGGCGCCGGTCTGGTCGAGGTCCAGCACCTCCAGGAGCTGGTCGACCGCGGCCTGCCCGGTCGCCGCCGGACTCTCGCTCACTGCGCCGTCTCCGTTCGCGACTGCGGGGCTCGCAGACCCGGCTCGCTCCTCGCGCTCACTGAAGGGCCCGGGCCGAGGCGGCGTCGACCAGGGAGCCGAGCTGGTGCACGCGCAGGGTGTTGGTGGAGCCGGGGGTGCCGGGCGGGCTGCCCGCCACGATCACCACGTAGTCACCGGGGTTGGCCCGGTTGAGGCCGAGCAGGGCCTGGTCGACCTGGCGGAACATGTCGTCGGTGTGCTCGACGAACGGCATGAGGAACGTCTCCACGCCCCAGGAGAGGGCGAGCTGGTTGCGCACCTCGGGCACCGGGGTGAAGGCCAGCAGCGGCAGGTCGCAGTGCAGGCGGGCGAGCCGCTTCACGGTGTCGCCGGTCTGCGAGAAGGCGACCATGGCCTTGGCGCCGATGGCCCGGGCGATCGAGGAGGCGGCGACGGTGAGCGCGCCGCCGTGGGTACGCGGGTCGTGCTGCAGACGCGGCACGCCGATCGAGCCGGCCTCGGTGGTGGTGACGATCTTCGCCATGGTGCTGACGGTGAGCACCGGATACTTACCGACGCTGGTCTCGCCGGAGAGCATCACGGCGTCGGCGCCGTCGAGCACGGCGTTGGCCACGTCGGAGGCCTCGGCGCGGGTGGGGCGCGAGTTCTCGATCATGGAGTCGAGCATCTGGGTGGCCACGATGACCGGCTTGGCGTTCTCGCGGCAGAGCTGCACGGCGCGCTTCTGCACCAGGGGCACCTCGTCCAGCGGCAGCTCGACGCCGAGGTCGCCGCGGGCCACCATGACGCCGTCGAAGGCGAGCACGATCGCCTCCAGGTGGTCGACCGCCTCGGGCTTCTCGACCTTGGCCAGCACCGGGCGGTGGACGCCCTCCTCGGCCATGATCGAGTGGACGAGCTTGATGTCCTCGGGCGAGCGGACGAAGGAGAGCGCGATCAGGTCGACGCCCAGGCCGAGGGCGAAGCGCAGGTCGTCGGCGTCCTTCTCCGACAGGGCCGGGACGCTGACCGCCACGTTCGGCAGCGAGACGCCCTTGTTGTTGGAGACCGGGCCGCCCTCGGTGACCAGGACGCGGATGTCGTTGCCGGTGACGTCGCTGACCTCGACGGCGACGCGGCCGTCGTCGATCAGCAGCCGGTCGCCCGGCTTCACCTCCTGCGGCAGCTTCCGGTAGGTGCAGGAGACCCGCTCCTTGGTGCCGAGGATCTCGTCGCCCGTGATGACCACCGAGTCGCCGGTGCGCCACTCGTGCGGGCCGTCGGCGAACTTGCCGAGGCGGATCTTGGGACCCTGGAGGTCGGCGAGCACCGCGACCGGCTGCCCGGCCGCCTCGGCGGCTTCCCGGACCAGCCGGTAGACCGATTCGTGGTCGGAGTGACTGCCGTGGCTGAAGTTCAGCCTCGCCACGTTCATGCCCGCCTCGACGAGGCCCCGGATGCGCTCCGGGGACGAGGTTGCGGGGCCGAGGGTGCAGACGATCTTCGCGCGGCGTGTCACGCCCATCAGGCTAGTCTCTCCTCCGGGTCGACCTGCCGGCCGACCCCTTTCGGACTGCGGAACAGTTGTCCAACGACGCGCGATGACCCGCGCCGGCGGGCGGTGGAAAACCGCACCGGGACGTCGTGTGTGGCGGGCATCGGCGACCGCGCGGCGGAAATCGTACCGCTCGCGTTCATCCCTCGGCGGGGGTGCTCCCGGAGATCGACCGGGGCCGCGGGGACCCGGCTACGCGCGGGGCGGCGGTCAGCTCTGCGTCTTGGCGAGCGGGAACTCCAGCGAGCCGGCCGGGCACAGGAAGGTGAGCACCTCGACGCGGTAGAGCCCGGCCTGCACGGCCGGGTCGGCCTCCATGACGCTGCGGACGTCGTCGACCGAGCCGGTGCGGGCCAGGCCGAAGCCGATCGGCGGGTCCGGCTCGCGGGCCGGGCCGTCCACCGAGCCGTCGACGAGGACGATGCCCCGCCGTTGCAGGGCCTGGATGTGCCGCAGGTGCTCGGCCTGGAGCCGCTGGACGGTCTCGTCCGGCAGCGCCCGGCCCGACGGCCCCGGGTAGAGCACGATGCACTCGTACGTGTCGAGCGCGAAGTCGAGCCGTGGCGTCGCGGCCATGCGCACCTCCAGACCACCGTCCCGCCCAGCGTCGCACGGCGCGCGCCGCCCCGGGGTCGCTCACGGCAAACTGGCGGAAACACCCGGCCCGGGACGTTGACGGCGGCGATTCGCGGGAAAGGCTTCCGGTCGGGGCGGTGACCACCGCCGCCGACGACGACGCACAGGAGGACCGCCATGGCGACCAGCACCGGGCCCGCGAAGGCCTCGGGCACCTACCGGATCGGCGGTGACCTCCAGGTCGACCGGCTCGGCTACGGGGCCATGCAGCTCACCGGCCCCGGCGTCTGGGGCGACCCGAAGGACCCCGCCGAGGCGGTCCGGGTGCTGCGCCGGGCGTACGAGCTGGGGGTGACCTTCATCGACACCGCCGACTCCTACGGCCCCTTCGTGAGCGAGCTGCTGATCCGGGAGGCGCTGCACCCGTACGCCGAGGATCTGGTCATCGCGACCAAGGCCGGGCTGACCCGCTCCGGCCCGGGCGACTGGCGGCCGGTGGGCCGCCCCGAGTACCTGCGCCAGCAGTGCGAGCTGAGCCTGCGCCACCTGGGCCTGGACTGCATCCCGCTCTACCAGCTGCACCGGATCGACGCGAAGGTGCCGCTGGAGGACCAGCTCGGCGAGCTGGCGCTGCTCCAGCAGGAGGGGAAGGTGCGGCACATCGGGCTGTCCGAGGTGACCGTCGAGCAGATCGAGGCGGCCCAGCGGATCACCCCGATCGTGTCGGTGCAGAACCTCTACAACCTGGCCGACCGCAGCGCGGAGGACGTGCTGGAGCACTGCGAGCGCAACGACCTGGCGTTCATACCCTGGTTCCCGATCGCCACCGGCAACCTGGCCCGGCCCGGCGGCCCGCTGGACGCGATCTCCACGGACCACGGCGCGACGCCCGCGCAGCTCGCCCTCGCCTGGCTGTTGCGCCGGTCGCCGGTCATGCTCCCCATCCCGGGTACGTCGTCCGTGGCGCACCTGGAGGAGAACGTGGCCGCGGCCGAGGTGCGGCTCGGCGACGACGAGTTCGAGGCGCTCGCGAAGGCGACCTGAGCCAGCCCTTTCCGTAGCGTGACCGAGCCGCTACCGTCAGAGGGATTCTCACGCCTGGGACGAGTGGGGGTCCGGAGTGGACGGTTTCGACTATGTCGTCGTCGGTGCCGGTGCGGCCGGGTGCGTGCTGGCCAACCGGCTCACCGAGGACCCGGGCACCCGGGTCCTCCTGATCGAGGCGGGCGGCTGGGACCGAAGCCCCTTCGTACGGGTGCCCAAGGCGTTCGCCCGGCTCATGGACGACCCGCGCACGGCCTGGCACTATCCGGCGACCGTCGCGCCGGGCCGGCGCGAGACCTGGCAGCGGGGCCGGATGGTCGGCGGCTCGACGGCGATCAACGGCATGATCTGGAGCCGCGGCGCGGCGGCGGACTGGGACGCGCTGGCGCCCCTCGGCTGGGGCTGGTCCACCATGCGGCCGATCTTCGCGCGGCTGGAGGACCACCCGTCGCGGGGCGCCGGCGGCGCGGTGCGGCTGTCCGTGGCCACCGGCACCGACCCGCTCTGCGAGGAGATGCTGGCGACCGGAGCGGAGTTGGGCTGGCGCCGCGTCGACGACCTCGACGCCGCCGACGGCGAACGGATCGGCTACGCCACGGCCACCATCCACGCCGGACGCCGGGTCACCGCCGCCGACGCCTTCCTGCACCCGGTGCGGAAGCGGCCCAACCTGACCGTCGCGGTCGGCAGCGTCGCGCTGCGGGTGCTCGTCGAGGACGGGCGGGCGGTCGGCGTACGGGTCGCGCACCGGGGGCGGGAGGTCGACCACCGGGCGGCCGCCGAGGTGATCCTCGCCGCGGGCGCCCTGGCCACCCCGCAACTCCTGCAGGTCTCCGGCATCGGGCCGGCCGATACCCTGCGCGCCGCCGGCGTCCCGGTGCTGCTGGACCGGCCCCGCGTGGGGGCGGGTCTGCGGGAGCACCGGCCGATCCCCGTGCAGTACCGGCTCGCCGAGCCCGGCGGCTACAACGCCCGGCTGGGCAGCCCGCTCGGGCAGGCGCGCGCCACGCTGCGTTACCTGGCCACCCGGGGCGGCCCGCTCGCCCTGCCGGTGATGGACGTCGCGGCCCACCTGAAGTCCCGCCCGGAGCTGGACCGCCCCGACGTCCACCTGCTGATGGCGCCCTTCTCGGCGGCGCCGCGGCGCCCCGGCCGCGCGCTGGAGCTGGAACGGGAGCCGGGCCTGCTCTGCCTCGCCACGGTGACCCGCCCGGACAGCGAGGGCAGCCTGGCCGTCACCGGCCCCGACCCCCGCACGCCGCCCGCCATCGTGGCGAACTACTTCGCCGCGGCGCACGACCGCCGGGTCGCCGTGGACGCGGTCCGCCGGACGCGGGAGCTGTTCGCCACCGGGCCGATCGCCAAGCGGATCGCGGCGGAGACCCTGCCCGGTCCGGCGATCCAGACCGACGAGGAGATCGTCGAGGCCGGGCGGGCGCACGGCTACTGCGGCTACCACGCCATCGGCACCTGCGCCATGGGCGCGGACGACGAGCACGTCGTCGATCCCCAGCTCCGGGTGCGCGGGGTGGCCGGGCTGCGGGTGGTCGACGCGTCCGTGTTCCCGGCCATGGTGTCGGGCTGGACCAGCGCGCCCGTGACCGGGCTGGCGTGGCGGGCCGCCGACCTCATCCTCGGCCGGACCACGGAATGAACGGGGCTCGACGGCCGCCGGCACGGCGACCGTCGAGCGCGAACCGAGCTCAGATCGCGAAACAGTTGGGGCGGATCGCGGCGTCGGCGAGCACCTGCCGCACGATGGTGTACGTGGTGCCGTCGAGGACCAGGCCCAGGTGGCCGACGAGCCGCAGCGGGCACCACGCCTGCACCAGGACGTTGGTGGCGCCGTCGGCGAGTGCGGCGTTGTCGACCGGGCGGACCAGCTCGTCCTGCCAGGTGCGCACGGTGGTCCAGCGGACCGCGCCCGGGGTGTCGTCCCCGCCGTTGAGGTCGGCCAGCAAGCTGGACCCGATGGACATCTGCTGGCAGGCCACGATGCCCGCGCAGCTGCCCAGCCCCAGGAAGTTGATGATGTTGGCGACGTAGGTGCCCTGCTGCGGGCTGCCCAGGCTGAGGTAGTGGTCGACCTTGCCGGCGCCGCCGAGGAACTTGACGTACCAGCGGGAGACCAGGCCGCCCTCGGAGTGGGTGACGAGGTCCACCTTGGTCGCACCGGTGGCGGCGCGGACCTGGTCCACGTAGGACGACAGGGCCCGGGCGGACTCGCGGATGTCGCCGAACCCGAGGTTCGGCAGCTGGTAGATGGAAACCCGGTAGCCGTCGGCGCGCAGGCGGGCGGCGATCGGCTCGTAGGCGATGGAGATCCCGATGAGGCCGCCGACCACGACGACCGGGTTGGCGCCGGCGGGGGCGAGGCCGCTGACGCCGGCCTCGGCGCCGGCGACGTCGGCGGTGGTCGCGGCGGTGGTGGCCGTTTCGGTGGTGGGCTCGGCGAGGGCGGCGGTGGCCGGGACGAGCAGGGCGGTGACGGCGGTGGTGGCGGCCAGGATCGTTCGGAGCAGCATGGGCTGCACCTCCGGTGGGAGGCCCCGGTGTTCCGGGAGGACGGGTGGGGGGATCCGATCGATCGTGGAAACGATGATGCGTGTCCGATTTCACACACGTCAATGGAAAGTTACGCGCTGGTAACCCGTTGTTCCGCAGGGAGCACAAAGCGGCGTATCCGGCGTCGAGCGGGTCCCCCGGCGAGCCGGCGCGGATGGCATGCTGGGCGCCGTGTCCGCACCACCACCGCCGGAGAAGCCGCTCCGGGTGATGCCCTGGTGGCTGGCGCTGCTCGGGCTGCTGCTGGCCGTCCTGCTCGGCTGGCTGGTCCTGGACTGGCTGCTCGCCGAGGCCGACCGGGCCACCCAGCCCGACACCCGCGCCACGCTGCGCGTCGACGCCATCCGCACCGGCCTCACCGTGGTCGCCGGCACCGGCGGCGGGCTGGCGCTGCTGTTCGCCGCCCGTCGACAGTGGATCAGCGAGCGCGGGCAGCGCCACCAGGAGGCCGTCGCCGCCCGTGACCAGGCGCACCGCGACCGCGTGCAGGCGCACGCCGAGACGGTCGCCGAGGCCGGTCAGCGGCACCAGGAGCGGCAGGCCGCCGCCGCCGAGCACGACGCGGCCGAGCGGCGGCTCACCGAGCTGTACGTGCGGGCCATCGAGCTGGTCGGCAGCGACAACCCCGCGGTACGCCTCGGCGGCCTGCACGCCCTGGAACGGCTCGGTCAGGACAACCCGGGGCAGCGCCCGACCACCGTGGCGGTGCTGTGCGCGTACCTCCGGATGCCAGCGCCCGACGACCCGCGCGAGACCGAGGTACGCCGCACCGCGCAGCGGATGCTCACCCGCCACCTGCGCGCGGACCAGGACGGCTGGTGGCCCGGCATCGCGCTGGACCTGACCGGCGCCCGGCTGGACGGCTTCGACGCGGCCGGCTGCACCCTCGTGGACCTGAACCTCACGGGCGCGGTCTGCACCGGCACCACCAGCTTCGCCGGGGCGGTCGTGCACGGCCGGCTGCGGCTGACCGCCGAGTTCGCGGACGCCGTGTTCGACGACCTCACCGGCGACGCGGAACTCGTGCTGGACGACGCCCGGTTCACGGGCCGGGCGAGCTTCGACCGGGCCGACCTCGGCGGCG is from Micromonospora terminaliae and encodes:
- a CDS encoding acyl-CoA thioesterase — its product is MSESPAATGQAAVDQLLEVLDLDQTGAMSFRGISPPVGPQRVYGGQVAGQALVAAGRTVDPERFVHSLHGYFVRPGDPAEPIEYQVENVRDGRSFSVRRSVALQHDKPIFFMSASFQRQEEGLDHHAPVPPDVPAPDEVPTMTDRLSRYPERLGIWGQIPRPIDVRYVGEPGWVRPGDRPAEPHQRVWMRLDGKLPDDPLLHACALTYASDLTLLDSVLSVHGEVWGPGGVVGASLDHALWFHRSFRADEWFLYDCWSPSASGARGLATGRMFTTDGRHIASAVQEGLLRRVGA
- the pyk gene encoding pyruvate kinase, whose translation is MGVTRRAKIVCTLGPATSSPERIRGLVEAGMNVARLNFSHGSHSDHESVYRLVREAAEAAGQPVAVLADLQGPKIRLGKFADGPHEWRTGDSVVITGDEILGTKERVSCTYRKLPQEVKPGDRLLIDDGRVAVEVSDVTGNDIRVLVTEGGPVSNNKGVSLPNVAVSVPALSEKDADDLRFALGLGVDLIALSFVRSPEDIKLVHSIMAEEGVHRPVLAKVEKPEAVDHLEAIVLAFDGVMVARGDLGVELPLDEVPLVQKRAVQLCRENAKPVIVATQMLDSMIENSRPTRAEASDVANAVLDGADAVMLSGETSVGKYPVLTVSTMAKIVTTTEAGSIGVPRLQHDPRTHGGALTVAASSIARAIGAKAMVAFSQTGDTVKRLARLHCDLPLLAFTPVPEVRNQLALSWGVETFLMPFVEHTDDMFRQVDQALLGLNRANPGDYVVIVAGSPPGTPGSTNTLRVHQLGSLVDAASARALQ
- a CDS encoding YciI family protein is translated as MAATPRLDFALDTYECIVLYPGPSGRALPDETVQRLQAEHLRHIQALQRRGIVLVDGSVDGPAREPDPPIGFGLARTGSVDDVRSVMEADPAVQAGLYRVEVLTFLCPAGSLEFPLAKTQS
- a CDS encoding aldo/keto reductase, coding for MATSTGPAKASGTYRIGGDLQVDRLGYGAMQLTGPGVWGDPKDPAEAVRVLRRAYELGVTFIDTADSYGPFVSELLIREALHPYAEDLVIATKAGLTRSGPGDWRPVGRPEYLRQQCELSLRHLGLDCIPLYQLHRIDAKVPLEDQLGELALLQQEGKVRHIGLSEVTVEQIEAAQRITPIVSVQNLYNLADRSAEDVLEHCERNDLAFIPWFPIATGNLARPGGPLDAISTDHGATPAQLALAWLLRRSPVMLPIPGTSSVAHLEENVAAAEVRLGDDEFEALAKAT
- a CDS encoding GMC family oxidoreductase, which codes for MDGFDYVVVGAGAAGCVLANRLTEDPGTRVLLIEAGGWDRSPFVRVPKAFARLMDDPRTAWHYPATVAPGRRETWQRGRMVGGSTAINGMIWSRGAAADWDALAPLGWGWSTMRPIFARLEDHPSRGAGGAVRLSVATGTDPLCEEMLATGAELGWRRVDDLDAADGERIGYATATIHAGRRVTAADAFLHPVRKRPNLTVAVGSVALRVLVEDGRAVGVRVAHRGREVDHRAAAEVILAAGALATPQLLQVSGIGPADTLRAAGVPVLLDRPRVGAGLREHRPIPVQYRLAEPGGYNARLGSPLGQARATLRYLATRGGPLALPVMDVAAHLKSRPELDRPDVHLLMAPFSAAPRRPGRALELEREPGLLCLATVTRPDSEGSLAVTGPDPRTPPAIVANYFAAAHDRRVAVDAVRRTRELFATGPIAKRIAAETLPGPAIQTDEEIVEAGRAHGYCGYHAIGTCAMGADDEHVVDPQLRVRGVAGLRVVDASVFPAMVSGWTSAPVTGLAWRAADLILGRTTE
- a CDS encoding lipase family alpha/beta hydrolase, producing MLLRTILAATTAVTALLVPATAALAEPTTETATTAATTADVAGAEAGVSGLAPAGANPVVVVGGLIGISIAYEPIAARLRADGYRVSIYQLPNLGFGDIRESARALSSYVDQVRAATGATKVDLVTHSEGGLVSRWYVKFLGGAGKVDHYLSLGSPQQGTYVANIINFLGLGSCAGIVACQQMSIGSSLLADLNGGDDTPGAVRWTTVRTWQDELVRPVDNAALADGATNVLVQAWCPLRLVGHLGLVLDGTTYTIVRQVLADAAIRPNCFAI
- a CDS encoding pentapeptide repeat-containing protein, whose protein sequence is MSAPPPPEKPLRVMPWWLALLGLLLAVLLGWLVLDWLLAEADRATQPDTRATLRVDAIRTGLTVVAGTGGGLALLFAARRQWISERGQRHQEAVAARDQAHRDRVQAHAETVAEAGQRHQERQAAAAEHDAAERRLTELYVRAIELVGSDNPAVRLGGLHALERLGQDNPGQRPTTVAVLCAYLRMPAPDDPRETEVRRTAQRMLTRHLRADQDGWWPGIALDLTGARLDGFDAAGCTLVDLNLTGAVCTGTTSFAGAVVHGRLRLTAEFADAVFDDLTGDAELVLDDARFTGRASFDRADLGGGLSCRGTTFGEVSFRGATLREPSSFDRAAFTGSASFREAVFLGGLSMEHASFAAYAGFRRARFADLALFRWTEFVAEAWFEGARFEGAANFGRAVFHGPAGFEGAAFARRPLVDQARASTKVTHVWPPGTTVGRRDDGWLVLTDP